In Leptolyngbya sp. O-77, the genomic window AGAGCCTGTTCGACAAAAGCCGCTTTCCCTATTCCGTCGGCGTGGGCAATGTGCGCCATTATCTTGATCGGCTGAGCTACAGGCCCCACGCGATGACGGAGGCTGAAGAAGTGGCTGGTTTTTGGGAACTCAGTCAGCAAATCCTGGGTCTGCCGTTGTCAAGTGATGCATAACCGAGTTTGCGATCGCCCACTGCTTTTGCGGTAAACTGTCGTACCAAGGCAAAGACTGTCGTACCAAAGCAAACTGCGAGTTCATCCCATTCTTGCTTATGAACCCAACTCAAAAACGCTTGCTAACTTGGCTGGGCTGCTCTGGTGCAGTGGCGCTGGGGTTGGTTCTGCCAAAGCCGCTGCTGGCGCAAACGGTGCCCATTCGAGAACTGATTTTCTCCAGCACACAGACGGGCGAAATGGTTCCGCCGGACGACTTGGACTGTGGCTGCACGGGATTGGGTGATGGGCTGGCGGTGCTGACTGGCTCAGACGCAGAGGGCGAAATGGCGATCGCCCTGCGCGGCTGCGACTGTGCTGGATGCCGCTTTATTGCCCGCCAGGAGATACAGCGCCAGTTGCAGGCGAGTCTCTCGATTCCAGTACAGTTGCCAGAATAGCTCTGGGGAGTTGTTCCTGGCTTTACAAGTTTTACAAAGTGTCGCGAAGCCTGGGTTGAGTGCTAGGCTCGTTGCAAGCCAGCCCTGCTGCAAACTAGCCTTGCTGCAAGATATTGGCGATCGCCGCCTTTACCTCTGGATATTGGTAGGCAAAACCGCTTTCCTGCGTGCGTTTGGGGAGAACCTGCTGACCTTCTAGCACGACCTGTGCCGCATCGCCCAGCAGCGCCTCCAGCGCAAAAGCAGGCACGGGCAGCCACGACGGACGACCCATCACCTGCCCTAGCGTTTGGCAAAACTCTGCCATCCGCACTGGATTTGGCGCAGTGGCGTTGTAGGTTCCCGACAGGCTGGCATCGGTCAGCGCTTTGAGAATCAGGTTCACCAGATCATCGCGGTGAATCCAGGAAAACCACTGGCGACCCGTGCCCAGCGGCCCGCCCGCAAACAGGCGAAAGGGCGTGAGCATTTTGCCCAGTGCGCCGCCCATGCCGAGGACGATTCCAGTTCGCAGAATCACAACGCGAGTGCCGTTAGACTGGGCCGACTCGGCGGCGGCTTCCCACGCCTGACAGACCTGCGCCAAAAAGTCGTCGCCGGGGGCGCTGCTTTCGTCAAACGTGGCGGTTTCGCTGGTGCCGTAATAGCCGATGGCAGAAGAGTTCACCAGCACCGACGGCTTGGGGTTCGCCTGGGCGATCGCCTCTACGATCTTCTCCGTCCCCACCTTGCGGCTGTCGAGAATTTCCTGCTTGCGCTCTGGGGTCCAGCGCTCGTCGGCGATGCCCGCGCCCGCCAGATTGACCACGCCGTCGCAGCCAGAGAGCGCCTGCTGCCACGCGCCCGACTCCAGTGGCGAATATTCCACCACCTCCACACTGGGAAACGCCGATTTTGGAAAGACGCGATTGCCGTGCGCCTTGCTGCGAGTCAGCGCGACAACGCTGTGCCCCTCTTCGACCAGCCGCTCTACCAGTCGCGTTCCTACAAATCCGGTTGCCCCGGTCACTGCAATTTTCACGATGCCTCCTCTGCAAGCGGCGCGGGGAAGTGTGCGGTTCTCCGCTGCCGTTCGGTTCTCAATCTTGTCTTACTGGTCTTAAGTCTTGTCTTCAGTATATCGGTTGGGTTCGAGCGGAAATGAGCTGCCGTTGGAACTGCCATCGATCAGCGCGGTAAAAGCGTGATGCTCGTCGGCATTGCCCACCACCAGCAGGCGATCGCCCGCCTCTAGCACCGTGTCGCCTAGGGGATAGGCGTGGAGCTGTTTCTGACGCTCGATCGCCATGATTGTTGCGCCAGTGGCGCGGCGCACACGTTTGCCTGGGCCAGGCTCAGCCCCCACCAGCGGCGACTTTGGCTCTAGCAAATACCAGTGCTTGGGAAAACCCTCGGTGGCCGCGTCCAGATCCGATCGCCCCCAATATTCTGCCCGTTCTGGCAGGATGTCGCGATAGCGCCCACTGCGGTAGCGATGCACCACCTGCTGCACCGCAGACACCGAATCGCCCAGCTTTAGCAGCAGATGGGCCCCCATTTCCAGCGAGGCCTCA contains:
- a CDS encoding TIGR01777 family oxidoreductase, whose translation is MKIAVTGATGFVGTRLVERLVEEGHSVVALTRSKAHGNRVFPKSAFPSVEVVEYSPLESGAWQQALSGCDGVVNLAGAGIADERWTPERKQEILDSRKVGTEKIVEAIAQANPKPSVLVNSSAIGYYGTSETATFDESSAPGDDFLAQVCQAWEAAAESAQSNGTRVVILRTGIVLGMGGALGKMLTPFRLFAGGPLGTGRQWFSWIHRDDLVNLILKALTDASLSGTYNATAPNPVRMAEFCQTLGQVMGRPSWLPVPAFALEALLGDAAQVVLEGQQVLPKRTQESGFAYQYPEVKAAIANILQQG